A genomic segment from Nicotiana sylvestris chromosome 1, ASM39365v2, whole genome shotgun sequence encodes:
- the LOC138871944 gene encoding uncharacterized mitochondrial protein AtMg00810-like yields the protein MVSDVGLASSKPKKTPMEKNLKLTSTEFDTCTNTSKGDKLLEDRGSYHRLIGKLLYLTIIRPDISYVVQSLSHFMHAPKESHYEATLHVVRYIKKQPGLGLLMSSYNKEEIEAFCDSD from the coding sequence ATGGTATCTGATGTAGGCTTGGCAAGTTCTAAACCTAAAAAGACACCAATGGAGAAGAACTTGAAGTTGACAAGCACTGAGTTTGATACTTGCACAAACACAAGTAAGGGAGATAAGTTGCTAGAAGACAGAGGGAGTTATCATAGGCTCATAGGGAAACTTTTGTATCTAACAATAATAAGGCCTGATATCTCATATGTAGTGCAATCCCTAAGTCATTTTATGCATGCACCTAAGGAATCTCACTATGAAGCAACACTTCATGTAGTAAGGTACATCAAGAAGCAACCAGGGCTGGGGCTGTTAATGTCAAGTTACAACAAAGAAGAAATAGAAGCATTCTGTGATTCAGACTAG